The following nucleotide sequence is from Gemmatimonadota bacterium.
TGAATCTGGGAGCCAACCCTCCGTATAGACTACTATCTGGCCCAATCCCGCCGGAACTCAGTAAACTCAAGAACCTGACCTATCTAAACCTGAGGTACCAATCGCTGGCAGGCCCGATCCCACCAGAACTTGGCAACCTCGACAGGCTGGAGCATCTGGACCTTGGTGGAAACCGACTCAGTGGCTCTATCCCGCCCGAAATAGGTAAACTGAAGAACCTGCGTTATCTCGATCTACAAGGGCGAGTGATCCGGACCCGATACGAAGCAGGTCTGCGAGGTTCCATCCCGCTCGAGTTGTTTCAGCTTGGCGAATTGAGAGCCTTGGAGCTTACGGGAAACGACTTGGCGGGCCCGATTCCGCCCGAAATAGGCAACTTCACCAACCTGGAGTACCTGATATTGGGGTCTAACGAATTCTCGGGCCCGATTCCGCCCGAAATAGGCAACCTCACCAACTTGGATCACCTTGCGCTTTGGAATAATTCCTTGACTGGGTCATTACCCTCCAATTTCACAAAACTCCCATTGGAGTGGTTGAGGATTGACGACAACGATGGCCTATGTGCGCCGGGGACTCGGGACTTCGCCGACTGGCTCGAAGGCTTCAATAGCGAACGGGTGGCGTTCTGCACCGAATCCGATGCCGCGGTGTTGAAGTCCTTGTATGAGGCGGCAGGCGGTCCTAACTGGACGAACGCCAGCGGTTGGCTCGACGGCTCTGTCCTTGAGGAATGGCACGGAGTCCGCACCGACTCTGAGGGCCGCGTGATAGCTCTGGACCTGAACCAAAACGGGCTTGCCGGAGCACTGCCGCCGAATCTGGGCCGACTGGACCGCCTGACCGATCTGCGCATCGCGGACAACGCTGGCCTGTCCGGAAACCTCCCACCTTCCCTGGCTGACCTCTCTATCAGGACACTGCAATACGACGGCACGGGGCTGTGCAACCCGACGGAAGCCTACTTCCAGGATTGGCTGCAGACGATTCAGACGCATCAGGGCACAGAGACGACGTGCGCTCCAGTGCTGGACCGGGATGTTCTTGAGAAGCTTTACCTGACTACTGGTGGTCAGCACTGGCAACACAATGACAACTGGTTGTCGGAAAGGCCGCTGCACCTGTGGCACGGCGTCGAGACCGACGATGCGGGAAGGGTGATCGGGCTTGACCTGAGTAACAACAACCTGACAGGCGAGATCCCGCCAGAGCTTGCCAACCTGACTCACCTGAAGGCCCTTAATCTCCGTTTCAATAGCTTATCGGGCCCCGTCCCGCGCGAACTCGCTCGCCTCGACGATCTGGAATCGCTGGACCTCTTCTTCAATGGACTGTCTGGCCGAATACCACCCGAGTTTGGGCGCCTCCAAAACCTGAAACAGCTGGACTTAGGCGGCAATAGCAGGATAGTCGGCACGATTCCCCCGGAACTGAGCGACCTCGCCAACCTGGAGGTGCTGGAGTTATTCGGGTGCAGCATGACAGGCTCAATTCCAGTGGAATTAGGGAACCTCACCAGTCTGAAGCATCTGTCAGTTAGTGGGCCGGCCTTTTCGGGCAAAATTCCACCTGAACTTGGCAGGCTCACAGAA
It contains:
- a CDS encoding leucine-rich repeat domain-containing protein, with protein sequence MLSFTQQAAICPGDFDDNGMVNIADFLLFTGVFGTSSGDANYNALMDMDGNGEIGIADFLLFANVFGTTCETPPQTSDRAVLVALYNATDGPNWRNNTNWLTDAPLDDWYGVDTDGSGRVVRLRLAGRWNNDTRTQERFGLSGPIPLELSNLENLTYLSLRYNNLTGPIPPELGNLSNLNYLNLERNNLTGLIPPQLGNFKNLTYLNLYDNNLSGNIPPELFNLTNLTWLNLGANPPYRLLSGPIPPELSKLKNLTYLNLRYQSLAGPIPPELGNLDRLEHLDLGGNRLSGSIPPEIGKLKNLRYLDLQGRVIRTRYEAGLRGSIPLELFQLGELRALELTGNDLAGPIPPEIGNFTNLEYLILGSNEFSGPIPPEIGNLTNLDHLALWNNSLTGSLPSNFTKLPLEWLRIDDNDGLCAPGTRDFADWLEGFNSERVAFCTESDAAVLKSLYEAAGGPNWTNASGWLDGSVLEEWHGVRTDSEGRVIALDLNQNGLAGALPPNLGRLDRLTDLRIADNAGLSGNLPPSLADLSIRTLQYDGTGLCNPTEAYFQDWLQTIQTHQGTETTCAPVLDRDVLEKLYLTTGGQHWQHNDNWLSERPLHLWHGVETDDAGRVIGLDLSNNNLTGEIPPELANLTHLKALNLRFNSLSGPVPRELARLDDLESLDLFFNGLSGRIPPEFGRLQNLKQLDLGGNSRIVGTIPPELSDLANLEVLELFGCSMTGSIPVELGNLTSLKHLSVSGPAFSGKIPPELGRLTELESLEIRGTNLRGSIPPELGQLAHLRRLVLSANEFTGSIPPELGNLSSLEYLDFSSNDLTGPIPPELGNLSSLKHLDLTANELTGLLPPELGSLASLEKLYISGNALSGSVPPEFSGLARLNVLVLSANSNLAGALPTSITHLGNLKSLQTSGTELCTPSVSDFPEWLAGIPRKRIKSCGGEAKAYLTQAVQSREFPVPLVAGE